A window of Leptospira hartskeerlii contains these coding sequences:
- the argH gene encoding argininosuccinate lyase — MNTPEDKNSKLWGGRFKEKASSIMERIGESISFDRKLYKEDLEGSRAHAKMLSKMGILNSTELKDILDGLNQVEEEIESGNFKFSSELEDIHMHVESRLTELKGEVGKKLHTARSRNDQVSQDTRLYIRNRIQEILLRLDSLRGALYEQSSKNIDTIIPGYTHLQVAQPIRASHFLLAYFWMFTRDLEFFEFAKKTANILVLGSGAMAGVNYQNDREFLASELKVDSISPNSMDGVSNRDHLLQFLFAAVQTMSHASRFCEDIVLYSSQEFGLVKLPDSLTTGSSIMPQKKNPDIAELIRGKSARVAGNLNHLIGLLKGLPLTYNRDLQEDKLAVFDAVETVLLSLEGLEAMVSEMQFRPERGERSLKEGFATATDLADFLVGEKKVPFRTAHELVGRLVSECVERKENLFTISEEVRKGISPYFMGEEYSKAVSLELSTDKKSSYGGTSRTRQLEQLELAKQSIKSIQRNTK, encoded by the coding sequence ATGAACACACCTGAGGATAAAAATTCTAAACTTTGGGGAGGAAGATTTAAAGAAAAAGCTTCTTCCATCATGGAAAGGATAGGAGAATCCATTTCCTTCGACAGGAAATTATACAAAGAGGATCTAGAAGGAAGTAGGGCTCATGCCAAGATGCTTTCAAAGATGGGTATCTTAAACTCGACAGAATTAAAAGATATACTAGACGGATTAAATCAGGTAGAAGAAGAGATTGAATCCGGAAATTTCAAATTTAGTTCAGAGCTGGAAGATATTCACATGCACGTGGAATCCAGACTCACTGAATTGAAAGGAGAAGTTGGAAAAAAATTACATACTGCCAGATCTAGAAACGACCAAGTCTCACAAGACACAAGGCTATATATAAGAAATCGAATCCAAGAAATTTTACTTCGTTTGGATTCTCTGAGAGGCGCGCTCTATGAACAATCTTCTAAAAATATAGATACGATCATTCCTGGATATACGCATCTACAAGTTGCTCAACCTATCCGGGCCTCTCATTTTTTATTGGCTTACTTTTGGATGTTCACTCGTGACTTGGAGTTTTTTGAATTTGCTAAAAAGACAGCGAATATTTTGGTTTTAGGTTCCGGTGCAATGGCCGGAGTGAATTACCAAAACGATAGAGAGTTTTTGGCATCCGAACTAAAAGTAGATTCTATTTCTCCGAATAGTATGGATGGTGTTTCCAACAGAGATCATCTTCTCCAATTTTTGTTCGCAGCAGTTCAAACGATGTCCCATGCTTCTCGTTTTTGTGAGGATATCGTTCTATATTCTTCCCAGGAATTCGGTCTTGTAAAACTACCGGATTCACTCACCACCGGATCTTCTATCATGCCCCAGAAAAAAAATCCGGATATAGCAGAACTAATCCGCGGAAAATCCGCGAGGGTGGCGGGTAACTTAAATCATCTAATTGGGCTCTTAAAGGGATTGCCTCTCACCTACAATCGTGATTTACAAGAAGATAAGTTAGCCGTTTTTGACGCTGTGGAAACTGTTCTATTAAGTCTGGAAGGTTTAGAAGCAATGGTTTCCGAAATGCAGTTCAGACCGGAAAGAGGAGAAAGATCCTTGAAAGAAGGATTTGCAACTGCAACAGATCTGGCTGACTTCCTCGTGGGAGAAAAAAAAGTCCCATTTAGAACAGCTCACGAACTAGTCGGAAGACTTGTCTCCGAATGTGTGGAAAGAAAAGAGAATTTATTCACGATCTCCGAAGAAGTTCGGAAAGGAATTTCTCCTTATTTTATGGGGGAAGAATATTCCAAAGCGGTGAGTCTGGAACTTTCTACGGACAAAAAATCTAGCTACGGCGGAACTTCCAGAACGCGACAGTTAGAACAATTGGAACTCGCAAAACAATCTATCAAATCAATCCAAAGGAATACGAAATGA
- the lsa33 gene encoding surface adhesin Lsa33, with protein sequence MKRIAITFFLALSIVFVDCKKAKEDLQGGVITFTKGTVKIFDKAGKEKPVSVDTFLLPEDKIETGKDSYADLQLTEGVLVRIKENTSLTLKKIFIDSANGETFADMGLTKGKVFTKVASKLTKTSKFTVSTPTVVASVRGTEFIVEETGKGTSTRVSDGSVEVADADNPESQAIADAGENVSSNGDTFKEQPLTEDETQELKDDSATIQSITEEQRARIQEILKDFQENKARILQGLEEQKQRNRELIEGAKEENRKLLEEAKSAGKEEKEAIQKAGKEEKEKVKSSMDDAKKELENQRKSLKDQAAPK encoded by the coding sequence ATGAAACGGATTGCCATAACCTTCTTTCTTGCCCTCAGCATTGTATTTGTAGATTGTAAGAAAGCCAAAGAAGATCTCCAGGGTGGAGTGATCACATTCACTAAGGGAACAGTAAAAATTTTCGATAAGGCCGGGAAAGAAAAGCCGGTATCCGTTGATACTTTCCTTTTGCCGGAAGATAAGATAGAAACCGGAAAGGATTCTTATGCGGACCTTCAATTGACTGAAGGAGTTCTTGTTAGGATCAAAGAAAACACAAGTCTCACTTTAAAGAAAATTTTTATAGATTCGGCAAACGGAGAAACCTTCGCAGATATGGGTCTGACCAAGGGAAAGGTCTTCACCAAGGTCGCAAGCAAGCTTACCAAAACTTCCAAATTCACGGTTTCTACTCCAACGGTCGTAGCTTCTGTTAGAGGAACAGAGTTTATCGTTGAAGAGACCGGTAAAGGAACAAGTACCAGAGTTTCGGACGGATCTGTAGAAGTAGCAGACGCGGATAATCCTGAAAGCCAAGCTATTGCGGACGCAGGAGAAAACGTAAGCTCTAACGGAGATACATTCAAAGAACAACCTTTGACAGAGGATGAAACCCAAGAGCTAAAAGATGATTCTGCTACCATCCAATCCATTACGGAAGAACAAAGAGCACGGATCCAAGAGATACTAAAAGATTTCCAAGAGAATAAGGCTCGGATCCTCCAAGGTTTGGAAGAGCAAAAACAAAGAAATAGAGAATTGATCGAAGGCGCAAAAGAAGAAAATCGTAAACTTTTAGAAGAAGCTAAGAGCGCCGGAAAAGAAGAAAAAGAAGCCATCCAAAAGGCGGGCAAAGAAGAGAAAGAAAAAGTAAAATCTTCTATGGACGATGCCAAGAAGGAATTGGAAAATCAGCGTAAGTCTTTAAAAGACCAAGCAGCTC
- the fliM gene encoding flagellar motor switch protein FliM: MTEILSQDEIDALLNAISSGEVAEDEYSSVGEQKKVKIYDFKRPDKFSKDQIRTLQMMHETFARLATTGLSAQLRALVHVHVAAVDQLTYEEFIRSIPNPTTLAVINMDPLRGSAILEIDPSISFTIIDRLFGGKGETAKISRELSEIEMSVMEGIIVRILGNMREAWSTVIDLRPRLGNIETNPQFAQVVPPNDMVVLINLETKIGEVEGLTNLCIPYITIEPIINKLSAQYWYSSIRKGELDENRAIIQERLDQVQIPVIAEVGSVDISILDFMNLTVGDVVKLENTTTRSDMLVKVGERKKFKCLPGRVGNRLAIQIGDRVEDIPDELLGSTRSEQEY, encoded by the coding sequence ATGACCGAGATATTATCCCAAGACGAGATAGACGCATTATTAAACGCGATCTCCAGTGGAGAGGTGGCGGAGGATGAGTATTCTTCCGTAGGGGAACAGAAGAAGGTCAAAATTTACGACTTCAAACGTCCCGACAAATTTTCGAAAGACCAGATCCGTACTCTACAAATGATGCACGAGACCTTCGCTCGCTTGGCAACTACCGGACTTTCCGCTCAGTTACGAGCTCTCGTTCACGTTCACGTGGCTGCTGTGGATCAGTTGACTTACGAAGAATTTATTCGTTCCATTCCCAACCCGACCACACTTGCAGTGATCAATATGGACCCGCTTAGGGGTTCTGCAATTTTAGAAATAGATCCATCTATCTCATTTACGATCATCGACCGTCTATTTGGTGGTAAGGGAGAGACTGCAAAGATCTCCAGAGAACTTTCCGAGATTGAGATGAGTGTAATGGAGGGGATTATCGTTCGTATCTTAGGGAATATGAGAGAGGCTTGGTCTACAGTAATCGACCTTAGGCCTCGTTTGGGTAATATTGAAACAAACCCTCAGTTCGCTCAGGTTGTACCTCCCAATGACATGGTGGTTTTGATCAACTTAGAGACCAAGATCGGAGAAGTAGAAGGTTTAACGAACCTTTGTATTCCTTATATCACGATCGAACCTATCATTAATAAATTGTCTGCACAATACTGGTATTCCTCCATCCGTAAAGGTGAGTTGGACGAGAACAGGGCAATCATCCAAGAACGCTTGGATCAGGTGCAAATTCCAGTAATCGCAGAAGTTGGATCCGTGGATATTTCTATCTTGGATTTTATGAACTTAACTGTGGGTGATGTTGTAAAATTAGAAAACACCACTACTAGATCCGATATGCTCGTGAAAGTAGGGGAACGTAAGAAGTTCAAATGTCTTCCTGGACGTGTTGGAAATAGACTCGCTATCCAGATCGGAGATAGAGTAGAAGATATTCCGGACGAATTGCTCGGCTCTACTAGATCGGAACAAGAATACTGA
- a CDS encoding peptidylprolyl isomerase, translating to MNYLNIKSNSKPSVFGALVWFTILLFSFACKANPYAEQRYVPEAYSPVEVVVKKEEKPRAALPEKPAIYALIETTQGNMLFELYDKDASKTVQNFIDLAQGEKEFTLRNGQPQKRPFYDGLTFHRVIEGFMIQGGCPYGDGSGTPGYRFADEINAASLGLDQTKIGQSQFYTGYLYRYIGGELGIRSQREADERREELESNLEKAKNLSVMEILYRLGYRYNNVVKSKKAIKGALAMANAGPNTNGSQFFINQVDTPHLDGLHTVFGQIVQGSDVVDKIIAAGNGKTTIRKVSIYDKRAK from the coding sequence ATGAATTATCTAAATATAAAATCGAATTCTAAGCCCAGTGTTTTTGGTGCCTTAGTGTGGTTTACGATTTTATTATTTTCTTTTGCCTGTAAGGCAAATCCATATGCGGAACAAAGATATGTTCCGGAAGCATATAGCCCCGTGGAAGTAGTGGTCAAAAAAGAAGAAAAACCTCGTGCGGCTCTTCCTGAAAAACCTGCTATTTACGCTCTCATAGAAACTACTCAAGGAAATATGCTTTTCGAACTATACGATAAGGATGCTTCTAAAACAGTACAAAACTTTATAGACTTAGCTCAAGGAGAGAAAGAATTCACTCTTCGTAACGGTCAGCCTCAGAAAAGACCATTCTATGATGGATTAACTTTTCATAGAGTGATCGAAGGATTCATGATCCAAGGCGGATGTCCATATGGGGACGGATCTGGAACACCAGGATATAGATTCGCAGATGAGATCAACGCTGCAAGTTTAGGTTTAGACCAGACGAAAATTGGACAATCTCAATTCTATACCGGTTACTTGTATAGATATATCGGTGGAGAACTTGGAATTCGTAGCCAAAGAGAAGCAGACGAAAGAAGAGAAGAACTAGAAAGCAATTTGGAGAAGGCCAAAAATCTTTCCGTCATGGAGATACTCTACAGATTAGGGTATCGTTATAATAATGTTGTGAAAAGTAAGAAGGCGATCAAAGGAGCCTTGGCAATGGCGAATGCCGGACCGAATACAAACGGTTCTCAGTTTTTCATCAACCAAGTCGACACTCCTCATTTGGACGGACTGCATACAGTCTTTGGACAGATCGTCCAAGGCTCTGATGTAGTAGATAAGATCATCGCTGCCGGAAACGGAAAAACTACCATCCGCAAAGTGTCCATCTACGATAAGAGGGCAAAATAA
- a CDS encoding ferredoxin, producing MTKIAYVDKDNCTSCNQCADNLPKYFQMDDNDTSETHIGGESVNQAQIPEADWKTVQKEMDECPGECIHWRK from the coding sequence ATGACCAAAATAGCCTATGTAGACAAGGACAACTGTACCTCTTGCAACCAGTGTGCAGACAATCTACCTAAGTACTTTCAAATGGACGATAACGATACTTCCGAAACTCATATCGGAGGAGAGAGTGTAAATCAAGCTCAGATCCCTGAAGCAGATTGGAAAACAGTTCAGAAGGAAATGGATGAATGTCCCGGTGAATGTATTCACTGGAGAAAGTAG